The following proteins are co-located in the Paludibaculum fermentans genome:
- a CDS encoding 3-keto-disaccharide hydrolase, which produces MKPILIALAPIVLLAPLFAQAPAGAQDQKDWVQLFNGKNLDGWKPKITGYAFGDNFGNTFRVEDGLLKVSYDKYDQFNSRFGHIFYKDKFSHYIIAVEYRFTGEQAKGGPAWAFRNSGIMIHCQRPETMGKDQDFPISIEVQLLGGNGKDARSNANVCTPGTNLVMDGSLVTKHCINSTSKTFHGDQWVRVEAVVHGDSVVRHVVNGETVLTYEMPQVGGGSVTNFDPTAKPDGMLLNEGFISLQSESHPIEFRKVELLNLVGCIDPKAKNFKSYYVKADNSACKY; this is translated from the coding sequence ATGAAACCGATACTCATCGCCCTTGCCCCGATTGTCTTGCTGGCCCCGCTTTTCGCGCAAGCTCCCGCCGGAGCCCAGGACCAGAAGGACTGGGTCCAGCTCTTTAACGGAAAGAACCTGGACGGATGGAAGCCCAAGATCACCGGCTACGCATTTGGTGACAACTTCGGCAATACATTTCGCGTGGAAGACGGCCTGCTGAAGGTCTCATACGACAAATACGACCAGTTCAACAGCCGCTTCGGCCACATCTTCTACAAGGACAAATTCTCGCACTACATCATCGCCGTCGAATACCGGTTCACGGGAGAGCAAGCCAAGGGCGGCCCGGCGTGGGCGTTTCGCAACAGCGGCATCATGATCCACTGCCAGCGGCCTGAGACGATGGGCAAGGACCAGGATTTCCCTATTTCCATCGAAGTGCAACTGCTCGGCGGCAACGGCAAGGATGCACGTAGCAACGCGAATGTCTGTACGCCCGGCACCAATCTGGTGATGGATGGCTCACTGGTGACGAAGCACTGCATCAATTCCACGTCGAAGACGTTCCATGGCGATCAGTGGGTACGGGTGGAGGCCGTGGTGCATGGCGACAGCGTCGTACGCCACGTGGTGAATGGAGAGACGGTGCTGACCTACGAGATGCCGCAGGTCGGCGGCGGTTCAGTCACTAACTTCGATCCCACGGCGAAACCCGACGGGATGCTGTTGAATGAGGGTTTCATCTCGCTGCAGAGTGAAAGCCACCCGATCGAGTTCCGCAAGGTGGAATTGCTGAACCTCGTGGGCTGCATCGACCCCAAGGCGAAAAACTTCAAATCGTACTACGTCAAGGCAGACAACTCAGCCTGCAAGTATTAG
- a CDS encoding 3-keto-disaccharide hydrolase: MNLNGVPSKLMRVIVCGMAIGAAVFAQQAPPAGAAAGAQGRPRGAGRAMNPANLVPPLEESGYTQIFDGKSLNGWDVDPDFWRVEDGAIVGETKADHQPKQNIFAIWRGGKPADFEFKAQYRMTGGNSGIQYRSIERPDVAKWVLQGYQADIDAQQQYTGQIYEERGRGFLALRGMFAYVGDGKKTGMVGKVGENEELKAFIKNDDWNEIHIIARGNTIIQLINGHVMATLVDDDTTKRKMDGVIGLQLHLTSTGMKIEVKNIRLKTF; encoded by the coding sequence TGAATGGCGTTCCATCCAAGCTGATGCGGGTGATCGTTTGCGGCATGGCGATTGGCGCCGCCGTCTTCGCGCAGCAGGCGCCGCCGGCGGGTGCGGCAGCGGGTGCACAGGGTCGTCCGCGCGGTGCGGGCCGTGCCATGAATCCGGCGAATCTGGTGCCGCCGCTGGAAGAGTCGGGTTACACACAGATCTTTGACGGGAAGAGCCTGAACGGCTGGGATGTGGATCCGGATTTCTGGCGGGTGGAAGACGGCGCAATTGTGGGTGAGACCAAGGCCGATCATCAGCCAAAGCAGAACATCTTTGCGATTTGGCGCGGCGGCAAGCCGGCGGACTTCGAATTCAAGGCGCAATACCGGATGACCGGCGGCAACAGCGGCATCCAGTACCGCAGTATCGAGCGGCCTGATGTCGCGAAGTGGGTGCTGCAGGGCTACCAGGCGGACATCGACGCACAGCAGCAGTACACGGGACAGATCTATGAAGAACGCGGCCGGGGCTTCCTCGCCCTACGCGGCATGTTTGCCTATGTGGGTGACGGCAAGAAGACGGGCATGGTGGGCAAGGTCGGAGAGAATGAGGAGCTGAAGGCTTTCATCAAGAACGACGACTGGAACGAGATCCACATCATTGCCCGTGGCAATACGATCATCCAGCTGATCAACGGCCACGTGATGGCCACGCTGGTGGACGACGACACCACGAAACGCAAGATGGACGGAGTGATCGGACTCCAGCTCCACCTCACCAGCACCGGGATGAAGATCGAAGTCAAGAACATCCGTCTCAAAACGTTCTAA